A window from Solanum stenotomum isolate F172 chromosome 7, ASM1918654v1, whole genome shotgun sequence encodes these proteins:
- the LOC125871201 gene encoding pre-mRNA-splicing factor ATP-dependent RNA helicase DEAH10 yields the protein MPSMAANNFSRNTHQNQTKGDFVSRKQMIEQQRKNLPIAAVERRLVEEVRNNDTLIIVGETGSGKTTQLPQYLFKWGFCRDGGVIGITQPRRVAAITVAKRVAEECGIPLGQKVGYAIRFEDVTSGQTKIKYMTDGLLLREALLDPYLSKYSVIIVDEAHERTIHTDVLLGLLKNVQKTRSKSINGVVNTDHNNSNNGHALEERIDNQNDGILKSCQVKKYNPLKLIIMSASLDARVFSEYFGGAKAVHVQGRQFPVDIFYTHKPETDCIDAALITIFQIHLEEGPGDVLVFLTGQEEIESVERLIHERLRQLPECSRKLLTFPIFSSLPSEKQMRVFMPSPAGHRKVILATNIAETSVTIPGIRYVVDPGLVKARTYDPKMGVDSLIIVTTSKAQALQRSGRAGRDGPGKCYRLYQESFFEKLTDSTLPEIKRCDLSNVVLQLKALGIDDVINFDFIEKPDRSGESVTKHAFKEFEEASDRHQRFKFLHDCLYLSQSRNALKSFASPEGDHLTLLNVYRAADEFFQKNKMVHSEEKAEKNLRKWCKDNYINSRSLKHARDIHSQIVRNVEQMGLRVTSCEDDTLLLRRCLAASFFLKAAMKQPDGAYRVTLSGLIVQIHPSSVLFRAKPECIVFNELVHTNHSYVRNVSRIDYLWLVELAPHLYAVQD from the exons ATGCCTTCAATGGCTGCTAACAATTTTTCAAGAAAcactcatcaaaatcaaacaaaagggGACTTTGTTTCCag GAAGCAAATGATTGAGCAGCAGAGAAAAAATTTACCAATTGCTGCAG TTGAAAGGAGACTAGTGGAGGAGGTGCGAAACAATGACACACTGATAATTGTTGGAGAAACTGGAAGTGGAAAGACAACTC AACTACCTCAGTATCTTTTTAAATGGGGATTTTGCCGTGATGGTGGTGTCATTGGGATAACTCAACCTAGACGTGTGGCTGCTATCACTGTTGCTAAACGTGTTGCTGAGGAGTGTGGCATTCCATTGGGTCAAAAGGTTGGATACGCTATTAGATTTGAAGATGTAACTTCTGGCCAAACAAAGATCAAATATATGACAGATGGTTTGCTTCTGAG GGAAGCATTATTGGATCCATACCTCTCCAAGTATTCTGTTATTATTGTTGATGAGGCGCACGAGCGGACTATCCACACTGATGTATTGCTTGGATTGTTAAAGAATGTACAGAAAACAAGGTCAAAATCTATCAACGGAGTGGTAAATACTGATCATAATAATTCTAATAACGGGCATGCCCTGGAGGAAAGGATTGACAATCAGAATGACGGTATTTTGAAGTCATGTCAAGTGAAAAAGTACAACCCATTGAAATTGATCATCATGTCAGCCAGTCTGGATGCACGAGTTTTCTCAGAGTACTTTGGTGGTGCAAAGGCTGTTCATGTTCAGGGACGGCAGTTTCCTGTCGATATATTCTACACCCATAAGCCTGAGACAGATTGCATAGATGCTGCTTTGATTACTATATTTCAG ATACATCTAGAGGAGGGACCTGGTGATGTGCTTGTATTCCTTACTGGTCAAGAGGAGATTGAATCCGTTGAAAGGCTTATCCATGAACGTCTCCGACAATTACCCGAATGCAGTAGAAAGCTCTTAACTTTTCCCATATTCTCATCACTTCCCTCTGAGAAGCAAATGAGGGTTTTCATGCCTTCACCAGCTGGACATCGTAAG GTGATACTAGCAACAAATATTGCTGAGACATCGGTGACAATACCTGGAATCAGGTACGTTGTGGATCCTGGACTGGTGAAAGCCCGAACATATGATCCTAAGATGGGAGTTGATTCATTGATCATTGTCACAACATCTAAAGCTCAAGCTCTGCAGAGGAG TGGACGTGCAGGGCGTGATGGACCTGGGAAATGCTATCGTTTGTATCAAGAAAGTTTCTTTGAGAAACTTACAGATTCTACATTACCCGAGATTAAGAGATGTGACCTCTCGAATGTTGTATTGCAGCTCAAGGCTCTAGGCATTGATGATGTCATCAACTTTGACTTCATTGAAAAACCAGACAG ATCTGGGGAATCTGTAACGAAGCATGCTTTTAAGGAATTTGAAGAGGCAAG TGATAGACATCAACGTTTTAAATTCCTCCATGACTGCCTGTACTTGTCCCAA TCACGAAATGCATTGAAAAGCTTTGCAAGTCCAGAGGGGGATCATCTGACATTGCTTAATGTATACCGCGCTGCTGATGAGTTCTTTCAAAAGAACAAGATGGTACACAGTGAAGAAAAAGCTGAAAAGAATCTTAGAAAATGGTGCAAGGATAATTATATTAACAGTCGCTCTCTAAAACATGCTCGTGATATCCACAG TCAAATTGTGAGGAATGTTGAACAAATGGGTCTTCGCGTCACTTCTTGTGAAGATGATACGCTTCTCCTCCGCAGATGCCTTGCTGCCTCGTTTTTTCTTAAAGCAGCTATGAAGCAGCCTGATGGTGCATACAG GGTGACGTTAAGTGGTTTGATTGTGCAAATACACCCGTCTTCTGTCCTGTTCCGAGCCAAGCCAGAGTGTATAGTTTTCAATGAACTGGTTCATACTAACCATAGTTATGTCCGTAATGTCTCTAGAATCGATTACTTGTGGCTCGTTGAGCTGGCACCTCACTTGTATGCCGTGCAAGACTAA